The genome window CTGCCCGAGGGCAAGGTGGACGCCGTGAAGCGGCTTCAGGCCGAAGGCGCCACGGTCGCCATGGCCGGGGACGGCGTGAACGACGCCGCCGCGCTGGCCCAGGCGGACCTCGGCATCGCGATGGGCTCGGGCACCGACGTCGCCATCGAGGCTGCGGATCTCACTGTGATGGGCAACAGCCTGGAGCAGGTTGCACAGGCAATCGAACTGTCGCGGAAGACGCTGGGAACGATCAAGACCAACCTGTTCTGGGCGTTCTTCTACAACACCATCGGCATCCCGGTTGCCGCGCTCGGGCTGCTGAATCCCATGGTGGCCGGTGCCGCGATGGCTGCAAGCTCCGTGCTGGTGGTGGCGAACTCGCTGCGCCTGCGCCGCTTCGGCAAGTAATCCCGACGGCCACTCAGCCCCCTCCACGTTCCGTTGAGGGGGCTGATCCCGTTAATTCGCCGGTTACGTCAGGAGCCTGGGCCGGACGGCAGGGGCTCGACGACGTTGGGCTGGTCGAGCGGGTCAGCCGCACCGGTTCGCCGGCGTCCCTCGTCGATCCGGACCAGGATGACTCCCACGACGATCAGCGAACCGCCCAGGAGTTGGATCCCGGAGGGCAGTTCGTCGAGAAGCAGCCAGGCCCACAGGACCGCAAACATCACTTCAGTTAGCCCGGCGAATGAGGCAACCTTCGAGCCCAGGCTGCGCGCTGCGAAGATTCCGGTGACGTAGGAGAAGGCCGTCGAGACGAGGACCAGGCCAAGGATCGGAACCATCCAGTGCGTCTGCCAGCCGGCCAGGTGGACATTACGGAATTCGAAAGCGAACGGCATCACCCCGACGACGCCGAGAATCAGGATGACAACCGCGCCGACCACCATGCCCGCGCCCGCCATGATCAGAGGTGGCAGGTCATCGTCCGCCTTCGCGGACATCACGAAGAACACTCCAACGCACACAGCGGCTGCAAGTCCGAAAACCACGCCAAGTGGATCAAGCCGCTGGTCACCGCTGAGATCAAGGACCAGCATCAGCCCGACCATTGCGATGACGGACCCGACGATCGTGAACGTGCTCGGGGTCCTCTTGGTGCGCAGCCAGAGCCAGCCGACAATAAGCACGGGAGCAATGTACTCAAGCAGCAGGGACACCCCGACGGACATTCTTTGCACGGCGCTGAAATAGAAGAACTGGCACAGCGCGATGGCTGTTGCCCCGTAGATGGCCAGGGTCAGCCAGTTGCGGCGGAGGGTTCTCCACCGACCGCGCAGGCCCAGCAGCACGGGGATCAGAAGCACCAGGGCGCCGCCGCCGATCCGGACGCCGACGGCGGCTCCCGGGCTCCACCCGATCTCCAGGAGGGATTTGGCAAAGGGCCCGGACAGGCCGAAGGCGGCCGCCGACGTCAAAGCAATCCACAATCCCATGGTGCTGCCGCTTCTCATTCGGCTTCCCTTCACGTCATAACCAAACCCCACTAATGGTCATGACGCTAGAGGGTAGCGGCGTTATGAGTCAACATGGCTGTTGCTCATGACATCAGCGCTTGTTCTCCTTGGCGGCAGCTTTCGCCGCCCGCTTGGTTTCCCGCACCTTGGCCAAAGATTCAGGGTCGGTGATGTCAGCCACCGATCGGTAGCTGCCCTCCTCCCCGTAAGCGCCGGCTGACTCACGCCAGCCGTTACCCGTGAAGCCGTATCTCTTGCCAAGCAGGGCGAGGAAGATCTTCGCTTTCTGCTCCCCGAAACCGGGAAGGGCCTTCAGCCTGCGCAGCACCTCCGGCCCGTCCGGCTCACCGGCGGTCCAGATGTCCGATGCATTCGAGTTCCAGTCCTGGACAATCGCTCGACAGAGCGCCTGGATGCGGGCGGCCATGTTTCCGGGATACCGGTGCACAGCGGGCGGTGTACGGCAGAGCTCAATGAAGGCATCGGCGTCGTACCCGGCGATCAGCCCGGCATCAAACCCGCCAAGACGGTTCTTGATCTTGGCCGGCCCGGCAAAGGCGGTCTCCATGGCCACCTGCTGGTCCAGAAGCATTCCGAGCAGAAGTGCGAGCGGATCTTCGGACAGGAGCTGGTCTGCTTCGGGATCTGCGGTGATGTTTACGTTCGGCGCCATGGATCAATGCTAGCGAGGGCCGGACCAGCCCCAGGGAGAGTCAGGCGGCGCTGATTCCGAACAGGCCGATGACCAAGGCCATCACCACAAAGGTCACCAACTCGTGCGCGCAGTTGAGGAGTGTCAGGCCAACCGGGCGTCCCTCGAATGCGTCGTGCGTGATGAAGCGTGCGGCGGTGAAACCTGCCCACAGGATCAACGCGGTGATGAGCGTGTTGGCGAGGAAGTTGCCGCCGTAGAACTCCTGGGCGATGGCCGCGCTTCCGGCGAGCACCCATGCGCTGACGAAGCTGACCACCAGCGTGACAAGGAGGGGCTTTACTGCATCCTTTGACTCACCAGGGGTCACCTTCGCGACCCGCATCCAGTAGTTCCCGAACACCTTCGGCGCGTACCAGACGCTTCCCACGATCATGGTTGACAGCGCAGCCAAAATGACGGCGAGAACGTTGATCTCCGGAACGGCCAAGGCGAGTCTCCTCTGCTAGGGGCGGGCGTCGTCGTCGTTGTTCTTGGCGTCGGTACCGCGCGGCCTGCCGTGCTCGTCCAGATTGGACGCACCGCCGCGGATCTTCGCGGACGAGC of Arthrobacter sp. JZ12 contains these proteins:
- a CDS encoding DMT family transporter: MRSGSTMGLWIALTSAAAFGLSGPFAKSLLEIGWSPGAAVGVRIGGGALVLLIPVLLGLRGRWRTLRRNWLTLAIYGATAIALCQFFYFSAVQRMSVGVSLLLEYIAPVLIVGWLWLRTKRTPSTFTIVGSVIAMVGLMLVLDLSGDQRLDPLGVVFGLAAAVCVGVFFVMSAKADDDLPPLIMAGAGMVVGAVVILILGVVGVMPFAFEFRNVHLAGWQTHWMVPILGLVLVSTAFSYVTGIFAARSLGSKVASFAGLTEVMFAVLWAWLLLDELPSGIQLLGGSLIVVGVILVRIDEGRRRTGAADPLDQPNVVEPLPSGPGS
- a CDS encoding HhH-GPD-type base excision DNA repair protein — encoded protein: MAPNVNITADPEADQLLSEDPLALLLGMLLDQQVAMETAFAGPAKIKNRLGGFDAGLIAGYDADAFIELCRTPPAVHRYPGNMAARIQALCRAIVQDWNSNASDIWTAGEPDGPEVLRRLKALPGFGEQKAKIFLALLGKRYGFTGNGWRESAGAYGEEGSYRSVADITDPESLAKVRETKRAAKAAAKENKR
- a CDS encoding DUF1761 domain-containing protein, with translation MIVGSVWYAPKVFGNYWMRVAKVTPGESKDAVKPLLVTLVVSFVSAWVLAGSAAIAQEFYGGNFLANTLITALILWAGFTAARFITHDAFEGRPVGLTLLNCAHELVTFVVMALVIGLFGISAA